In Silene latifolia isolate original U9 population chromosome 3, ASM4854445v1, whole genome shotgun sequence, a single window of DNA contains:
- the LOC141646048 gene encoding uncharacterized protein LOC141646048: protein MASTSQSFYVPCRAGASIQLPPHMCVDFTDIDESLTLLGQLQDQRYLDIARILDIVTAKWKLNGTVSVRRFEPYYLFSFSANQDYNYFRQRQTVNFDGSLLVFRPITPTSTPDNLLFHIVPLWIRVKHLPFHLMNTSVAAFLLSHVGDIYEEETYPSLLPPRNFVRVKVWIDLSKPLIPGCYLALNDREQQWISFSYEGVFRFCKTCGLVGHRISFCPSSKDAGARAIRARLDDLAARGLVVLHGPPGSPFYTTEIMGLPPRYKYLNTNIDLTVGDDAVVMDSGDTSPVFSFSSSDSDEPQAVGPSSTAPPEFQVHEDHSREVLLESSPLLGGNASVEPPSSSNYVPRSDAVPPSPSFRMHVPDEAMEDSPLLGLHALALPPEVIDISCLFRDSLASSSDAAMEPVEHASRALTLVYKRKRCKPTC, encoded by the exons ATGGCCTCAACATCTCAGTCTTTCTATGTTCCTTGCCGTGCTGGTGCGTCCATACAACTCCCTCCACATATGTGTGTTGATTTCACTGATATAGATGAGTCTCTTACTCTTTTGGGCCAGCTTCAAGATCAGAGATATCTCGACATCGCTCGGATTTTGGATATTGTTACGGCTAAGTGGAAATTGAATGGTACGGTTTCGGTTCGTCGTTTCGAACCGTACTATCTCTTCTCCTTTTCTGCCAATCAGGACTACAACTATTTCCGTCAACGTCAAACAGTCAACTTCGATGGAAGCTTGCTTGTTTTCCGACCTATCACACCTACTTCGACACCAGACAACTTGCTTTTCCATATTGTTCCTCTTTGGATCAGGGTGAAGCACTTACCTTTTCATTTGATGAATACGTCTGTGGCTGCGTTCTTATTATCTCATGTAGGCGATATCTATGAAGAAGAAACCTACCCTTCTTTGCTTCCTCCTCGCAACTTTGTCCGGGTCAAAGTTTGGATTGATCTCTCGAAGCCCTTAATTCCGGGTTGTTATTTGGCTCTAAACGACAGGGAGCAACAATGGATTTCGTTTTCCTATGAAGGTGTTTTTCGCTTTTGCAAGACTTGTGGCCTGGTGGGTCATCGTATCTCGTTCTGCCCTTCTAGTAAAGATGCCGGGGCTCGAGCTATTCGTGCTCGTCTTGATGACCTCGCTGCTCGTGGTTTGGTTGTTCTACATGGCCCTCCTGGGTCGCCTTTTTACACAACGGAGATTATGGGCCTCCCTCCACGATATAAGTACCTCAATACTAATATTGATCTTACTGTTGGAGATGATGCTGTTGTTATGGACTCGGGGGATACATCCCCTGTTTTTTCTTTTTCGAGCTCGGATTCAGATGAACCACAAGCTGTTGGCCCGTCTTCAACCGCACCGCCAGAGTTCCAGGTGCATGAAGATCATTCCCGTGAGGTGCTCTTGGAATCTTCCCCTTTGCTAGGTGGGAACGCATCTGTTGAACCACCATCGTCCTCTAATTATGTTCCCCGGTCTGATGCtgttcctccatctccttcatTCCGTATGCACGTCCCTGACGAAGCCATGGAGGATTCCCCGTTGTTGGGTCTGCATGCTCTTGCTCTTCCGCCAGAGGTTATTGATATTAGCTGTCTTTTTCGCGATTCTCTtgcttcttcttctgatgctgcTATGGAACCTGTGGAACATGCTTCTAGGGCGCTTACCCTAGTTTATAAACGTAAG CGTTGTAAACCTACCTGCTGA
- the LOC141648955 gene encoding uncharacterized protein LOC141648955 — protein MERLDRAYANTDLFQLFPAISVMHLPILVSDHAPIILKFFPPTKVVRRPYRIDNWCLNSPEIAHIVDCAWKLHFPGSPMYVLSRRLSSVLFSIMQWVIHHRLSHGINWSEMHRNIHRSSNQIVDVQSATSFQLVRSEQLQVLQQQHAYWLQRAKLKHEILDGLPSRFLYSRVKQRSSHQRILALLSRSGEWLFTPDQISLEITSFFHDLMCSTPPSDPGSPLGFIDPLMDSLDLPILSLADCSLLSAPFTEHDILRALNGMDGSKSPGPDGITPKFYQTFWPQIGHLVTLALLRFLNSGVMLKEWNNTHIILIPKVDKPELISQFRPISLCNVIYRLASKCLANRIKLVISSIVSETQQAFVPSRLMSDGCLITHEIMHYLNKTTKGTVSYAALKLDMHKAFDRVSWPFLMAILKKFGFPIFWQNIIWECISTVTYNILINGEPSSPFRPSCGLRQGDPLSPYLFIMCMEILSCQLRTAEKTGTLTGLKISRYAPPITHLFYADDAFICCKATPASFESLRDLFRCFELASGQMINLDKSFIKFSPNAPPDFKSYMASILKMKTSDCFGNYLGVPVDLPSKKSLVFQPLVDKMTSRVIAWSSLHLSQPCKLIIINSILLGSIRFLLASIPFPTGICKKIDSLITAFWWRKDVRHRSIHWLSRDSLQLPREHGGLGLKSVALLSQASLMKNFWRLHHQPSGILAKYMIPKYRKDLPIPAAKSKVSRPSFVWSGICRAASVFSPGLSWKLGNGSSVDLFTSRWVNGSTPSMRPSSNTSSFVLSDLLSNSGVWDHSAIFRFFTPSCAKVIIAMEPPHIDIDDFLYWKYTEDGVYTVRSGYDYLMSQSSFSCSPSFYSAFPWKVLWGVHSSTKLPLLVWRIIHNILPSLENLSVRGIQVSTSCVFCHSQAESLDHLFRTCTVARHVWLSSSLGLNSVANPTICLQRWIADLISYFHRFTDSADRCLLRFLCIFKAIWMVRNSVVFDNCSVNPSQILHLSDYLFASHSQLPVFWPSYSKPHNNFAFSTLDYALPDFSVTYLILVCRSFSRDQYIVSSSDSTCRTPALSLVRASSLFAASTKGLLITMYRAHSASLPSVSFRIASKKLSSVLASTKPVPIELRHSLSTIRCFLRMYALWSVSLDTG, from the coding sequence ATGGAACGACTTGATCGTGCTTATGCCAATACtgatttgtttcaacttttcccTGCAATCTCGGTTATGCATCTTCCAATTCTGGTTTCGGACCATGCTCCAATTATTCTCAAGTTTTTCCCTCCTACAAAAGTTGTGAGACGTCCCTACCGCATTGATAATTGGTGTTTGAACTCCCCTGAGATTGCCCACATAGTTGATTGTGCATGGAAACTTCATTTTCCTGGCTCTCCGATGTATGTTTTATCCAGGCGGCTTTCTTCTGTGCTCTTTTCTATAATGCAATGGGTGATTCATCATAGGTTGTCCCACGGTATCAATTGGTCTGAGATGCATCGCAATATTCATAGATCTAGTAATCAAATTGTTGATGTTCAGTCAGCAACATCTTTTCAGCTGGTTCGTTCTGAGCAACTTCAGGTTTTACAGCAGCAACATGCTTATTGGTTACAACGAGCTAAGTTGAAGCATGAAATTCTAGATGGCCTCCCATCGCGGTTCTTGTATTCTCGAGTTAAGCAACGCTCTTCACATCAGCGTATCCTTGCACTACTTTCTCGTTCGGGCGAATGGCTGTTTACTCCAGATCAGATTTCGTTGGAGATTACTTCTTTCTTTCATGACCTGATGTGCTCTACCCCTCCTAGTGATCCTGGCTCGCCACTAGGATTTATTGACCCTCTGATGGACTCTCTTGATCTTCCGATACTAAGCTTGGCTGACTGTTCTTTGTTATCTGCTCCTTTCACTGAACATGATATTCTCCGTGCTCTTAATGGGATGGATGGCTCCAAATCACCAGGCCCTGATGGTATAACCCCGAAGTTTTACCAGACTTTTTGGCCCCAAATTGGTCATTTAGTTACGTTGGCTTTGCTTCGCTTCCTTAATTCGGGGGTTATGTTGAAGGAATGGAATAATACCCATATCATACTTATTCCTAAGGTTGACAAGCCGGAATTGATTTCTCAATTCCGTCCTATCAGTCTCTGCAATGTTATTTATCGGCTGGCTTCCAAGTGCCTTGCCAATCGGATCAAACTTGTTATTTCATCGATTGTTTCGGAAACTCAGCAAGCTTTTGTTCCCTCCCGGCTTATGTCAGATGGATGTCTTATTACTCATGAGATAATGCATTATCTTAATAAAACAACAAAAGGAACTGTTTCTTATGCGGCTCTAAAGCTTGATATGCATAAAGCATTCGACCGTGTTTCCTGGCCTTTTCTCATGGCGATTTTGAAGAAATTCGGCTTCCCTATCTTCTGGCAAAATATTATCTGGGAATGTATTTCAACGGTCACATACAATATCTTGATAAATGGTGAGCCCTCTTCACCTTTTAGACCTTCTTGTGGTCTGCGACAAGGGGATCCGCTTTCACCATATTTGTTCATCATGTGTATGGAAATTCTATCTTGTCAGCTGCGCACCGCGGAGAAGACGGGTACCTTAACTGGCCTTAAGATTTCTCGCTATGCTCCTCCTATTACACATCTTTTTTATGCTGATGATGCATTTATTTGCTGTAAAGCTACTCCGGCTTCCTTTGAGTCTCTCCGGGATTTGTTTCGATGCTTTGAGCTTGCCTCTGGTCAGATGATAAATCTTGATAAGTCGTTTATTAAATTCAGTCCAAATGCGCCACCTGATTTCAAGTCCTATATGGCGTCTATTCTTAAAATGAAGACCTCGGACTGCTTTGGTAATTATTTGGGTGTCCCGGTTGATCTTCCATCCAAGAAGTCTTTGGTATTTCAACCACTGGTTGATAAGATGACATCTCGGGTTATTGCTTGGTCTTCTCTCCACCTTAGTCAGCCATGCAAGCTTATCATCATCAACTCTATTCTTTTGGGTTCAATCCGTTTtttgctggcttctattcctttTCCGACCGGGATTTGTAAGAAGATTGACTCTTTGATTACAGCTTTTTGGTGGCGTAAAGATGTTCGCCACCGCTCGATTCACTGGCTCTCTAGGGACTCTTTACAACTCCCTCGAGAACATGGAGGCCTTGGTTTAAAATCTGTCGCTTTGCTAAGTCAAGCTTCCCTTATGAAGAATTTTTGGCGCCTACATCATCAACCATCTGGTATTTTAGCAAAGTATATGATTCCAAAATACAGAAAGGATTTACCTATTCCTGCTGCAAAATCAAAGGTCTCTCGTCCTTCCTTTGTTTGGTCCGGCATTTGCCGTGCTGCTAGTGTTTTCTCTCCTGGTTTATCCTGGAAGCTCGGTAATGGTTCCTCTGTTGATCTTTTTACAAGCCGGTGGGTTAATGGGAGCACTCCTTCTATGCGCCCATCTTCCAATACTTCCTCTTTTGTTCTTTCTGATTTGCTTTCTAATTCAGGTGTTTGGGATCATTCTGCTATTTTTCGTTTTTTTACCCCTTCTTGTGCTAAAGTTATTATAGCTATGGAACCTCCTCATATTGATATTGATGATTTCCTGTACTGGAAATATACGGAGGATGGAGTTTATACGGTTCGATCTGGTTATGATTACTTGATGTCACAGTCATCTTTTTCCTGTTCGCCGTCTTTCTACTCTGCCTTTCCATGGAAAGTTCTTTGGGGTGTTCACAGCTCTACTAAGTTACCTCTTCTTGTTTGGCGTATTATACATAATATTCTTCCTTCGTTAGAGAATCTGTCTGTTCGAGGCATCCAGGTTAGTACTTCTTGTGTTTTTTGTCACTCACAGGCTGAGTCTTTAGATCATCTTTTTAGGACTTGTACTGTTGCTAGACATGTTTGGCTTTCGTCGTCTCTTGGTTTAAATTCCGTAGCTAATCCTACTATTTGTTTACAACGTTGGATTGCTGATCTTATTAGCTATTTTCACAGGTTTACAGATAGTGCAGACCGGTGCTTACTTCGTTTTCTTTGTATTTTTAAAGCCATTTGGATGGTCCGAAATTCCGTGGTCTTTGACAACTGCAGCGTCAATCCGAGTCAGATTTTACATCTATCTGACTATCTTTTTGCCTCTCATTCTCAGCTGCCTGTTTTTTGGCCATCCTACTCGAAGCCTCATAATAATTTTGCGTTTTCAACTTTGGATTATGCTCTGCCTGATTTTTCCGTTACTTACTTAATTTTGGTTTGCAGGTCTTTTTCTCGTGATCAATACATTGTCTCCTCTTCAGACTCGACCTGTCGTACTCCGGCTCTTTCCCTGGTTCGGGCTTCCTCGCTATTTGCAGCCTCAACAAAAGGGCTACTGATAACCATGTATAGAGCCCACTCTGCCTCACTTCCATCCGTTTCCTTCCGGATAGCATCGAAGAAATTATCTTCCGTTCTGGCTTCCACAAAGCCAGTACCAATCGAACTGCGACACTCGTTGTCGACAATTCGATGTTTCTTACGTATGTATGCACTTTGGTCAGTCAGTCTGGATACTGGCTGA